One window of the Dreissena polymorpha isolate Duluth1 chromosome 5, UMN_Dpol_1.0, whole genome shotgun sequence genome contains the following:
- the LOC127880823 gene encoding sushi, von Willebrand factor type A, EGF and pentraxin domain-containing protein 1-like, with the protein MRTKYFYVLLALSGVMSVTNAHGWGRKWKPLHGAMCPSQDPDTHECFELKIENSTCLVMYISGCYPDIPDVCFLQFATKQVPCPVYTCSHRGCCSGYDLDENRQCVKAGYPSDLQKRCENGGMPEGNKCMCLPMFTGSTCEEPICQKPCLNGGRCEMVAGRPVCVCSSSRFSGEQCENVECLETCLNGGSCRLDGVQARCDCPAGYQGFRCQYNVNYHCPVIDRTEMSKECKDESGDCHRDAECSGNAICCFDGCKGVCRKPEKMSCSANGHLYKPGEMFSPSACERCVCQAWGVLKCTTMQCPPIQCPDGHTSIRVQGHCCKICPGTNVLDGEAPRFTNCPSRFIAVDITEEGGPVSLCSIGLNAVDMYGMELEVTYSDKQLFHSHSSDVRKNVHIVMAFSSSDQFGRRAECQFQVIVRDPFPPKFTSCPTEIYALNSERVTWQDPEVTDNVGIYRLVIDGDVIRNTLLPVGAYPVSITAWDYDKNQAICAFIVRVFDENMSETSMPSELRARKEGPMSIGIILGSSIGFVVALSVCICLAVRIRQQRSHRDTPTTEHRRPDFINSIYAICAPRVGTHTYVNDVKFPNLPDYAPPLNPPSYDEINNCDELGVTSYEEEPPIYEEIDNKPTSEHTYQNTHQGHTNQAFSITEPKFGY; encoded by the exons ATGAGAACGAAATATTTTTATGTGCTTTTGGCATTAAGTGGAGTAATGTCTGTTACAAATGCGCACGG GTGGGGTAGAAAATGGAAACCGTTGCACGGCGCGATGTGCCCCTCACAGGACCCGGACACACACGAGTGCTTCGAGCTTAAGATCGAAAACAGCACATGTCTTGTGATGTACATCTCTGGATGTTACCCAGATATTCCTGATGTATGCTT CCTACAATTCGCGACCAAGCAAGTGCCTTGCCCAGTCTACACGTGCAGTCACCGCGGATGCTGCTCCGGCTATGACCTGGATGAAAACAGACAGTGCGTCAAAG CGGGGTATCCAAGTGACTTGCAAAAGCGCTGTGAAAATGGCGGGATGCCTGAAGGAAACAAATGTATGTGTCTGCCTATGTTTACAGGATCAACATGCGAAGAAC CGATTTGCCAAAAGCCATGTCTCAATGGTGGACGTTGCGAGATGGTCGCTGGACGGCCGGTGTGTGTCTGCAGCTCCAGCAGATTCTCGGGAGAGCAGTGtgaaaatg TCGAATGCTTGGAAACCTGCTTGAACGGTGGTAGCTGCCGATTGGATGGAGTACAAGCCCGGTGTGATTGCCCGGCTGGTTACCAAGGTTTCCGTTGCCAATACA ATGTCAACTACCATTGTCCAGTCATTGATAGAACTGAAATGTCTAAGGAATGCAAGGACGAGTCTGGCGACTGTCATAGAGACGCTGAATGCTCCGGAAACGCCATATGTTGCTTTGACGGATGCAAAGGTGTTTGCAGAAAACCAGAAAAAATGTCTTGCTCTGCAAATGGTCACTTATATAAACCCGGTGAAATGTTTTCACCATCTGCTTGCGAG AGATGTGTCTGTCAGGCGTGGGGAGTTTTGAAGTGCACCACGATGCAGTGCCCTCCGATTCAATGTCCTGACGGCCATACATCCATACGGGTGCAAGGGCATTGCTGCAAAATATGTCCCG GTACCAACGTACTAGATGGAGAAG CTCCGAGATTTACAAACTGTCCCAGTCGGTTCATTGCCGTTGACATCACGGAAGAAGGCGGTCCTGTTTCGCTTTGCTCTATTGGCCTGAATGCCGTGGACATGTACGGGATGGAGCTGGAG GTGACGTACAGCGATAAACAGTTGTTTCATAGCCATTCTTCCGACGTAAGAAAGAACGTACACATAGTGATGGCGTTCTCAAGCTCTGATCAGTTCGGACGTCGGGCCGAATGCCAGTTTCAAGTGATCGTCAGAG acCCTTTTCCGCCAAAGTTCACGTCATGTCCTACGGAAATATACGCGTTGAACAGCGAGAGGGTCACGTGGCAAGATCCGGAGGTGACGGACAATGTCGGAATTTACCGATTGGTCATCGATGGAGATGTAATCCGGAACACGTTGTTGCCGGTCGGCGCCTACCCAGTTAGCATTACTGCATGGGACTACGATAAAAACCAGGCAATATGCGCCTTCATTGTGCGAGTTTTTGACGAAA ATATGAGTGAGACCAGCATGCCTTCGGAGCTCAGAGCAAGAAAGGAGGGGCCAATGTCTATCGGAATAATTT TGGGATCTTCAATTGGATTTGTCGTTGCTCTGAGTGTATGTATTTGCCTGGCCGTCCGAATTAGACAGCAGCGAAGTCACAGAGACACGCCGACAACAGAGCACCGAAGACCCGACTTTATCAACTCCATTTACGCAATCTGTGCACCACGTGTTGGCACTCACACGTACGTCAACGATGTCAAATTTCCCAACCTTCCTGATTATGCTCCGCCCCTAAACCCACCCTCATACGACGAAATCAATAATTGCGACGAGTTGGGCGTGACGTCATACGAAGAAGAACCGCCCATTTACGAGGAGATTGACAATAAACCAACGTCGGAGCACACGTACCAGAACACACATCAGGGACACACTAATCAGGCGTTCTCCATCACGGAACCGAAATTTGGATACTAA